The following are encoded in a window of Halorarum salinum genomic DNA:
- a CDS encoding mechanosensitive ion channel family protein, producing the protein MDVGTTVNSLPPWQAAVAVLAASLGAAVLAEVGAVALARRAVARTETELDEGVLEAVRVPFVLTFALVGVYALTRLPAVVAAVPVAPATLESFFGRPALTVVVLLWAWALNDAVNRTVDHLQGSGARYDFAPVVSNVWTLAVLVGALALVLSIWRIDVSPLLAGAGIAGIAVGFAAKDTVANFFGGIALYFDDTYRVGDYVELDSGDAGTVVKVGVRSTTLRTRDEVLVTVPNSVLNASRVINQSAPGRRRRIRVPIGVAYGTDLDEFEALVIGVAEAESLVLDSPRPRMRFRSFGDSALEYELLCWVASPTRNAKATHRLNRGIHDGLREAGIEIPFPRRDVTVRDGAGATAGGTPLGAAGTVPADADPKR; encoded by the coding sequence ATGGACGTCGGCACGACGGTGAACTCGCTCCCCCCGTGGCAGGCCGCGGTCGCCGTGCTCGCCGCCTCCCTCGGCGCGGCCGTCCTCGCGGAGGTCGGCGCCGTCGCGCTCGCCCGCCGGGCGGTCGCCCGGACGGAGACGGAACTGGACGAAGGGGTCCTCGAGGCGGTGCGCGTCCCGTTCGTGCTCACCTTCGCGCTCGTCGGCGTGTACGCGCTCACGCGACTCCCCGCGGTCGTCGCGGCGGTGCCCGTGGCGCCGGCGACGCTGGAGTCGTTCTTCGGCCGGCCGGCGCTCACCGTCGTCGTCCTCCTGTGGGCGTGGGCGCTCAACGACGCGGTGAACCGGACGGTCGACCACCTCCAGGGGTCGGGCGCGCGCTACGACTTCGCGCCCGTCGTCTCGAACGTCTGGACGCTCGCGGTGCTCGTCGGCGCGCTGGCGCTCGTCCTCTCGATCTGGCGGATCGACGTGTCGCCGCTGCTTGCCGGCGCGGGCATCGCCGGCATCGCGGTCGGCTTCGCCGCGAAGGACACGGTGGCCAACTTCTTCGGCGGCATCGCGCTCTACTTCGACGACACCTACCGCGTCGGCGACTACGTGGAACTCGACTCGGGCGACGCGGGCACCGTCGTCAAGGTCGGCGTCCGGTCGACCACGCTCCGGACCCGCGACGAGGTGCTGGTCACGGTGCCAAACTCCGTGCTCAACGCGTCGCGGGTCATCAACCAGTCCGCGCCGGGCCGTCGACGCCGGATACGGGTGCCGATCGGCGTCGCCTACGGGACCGACCTCGACGAGTTCGAGGCGCTGGTGATCGGCGTCGCCGAGGCCGAGTCGCTCGTGCTCGACTCGCCGCGTCCGCGGATGCGCTTCCGCTCGTTCGGCGACTCGGCGCTGGAGTACGAACTGCTCTGCTGGGTCGCGTCGCCGACCCGGAACGCGAAGGCGACCCACCGGCTGAACCGCGGCATCCACGACGGGCTCCGGGAGGCGGGCATCGAGATCCCGTTCCCCCGGCGGGACGTCACCGTCAGAGACGGCGCGGGCGCGACGGCGGGCGGCACTCCGCTCGGGGCGGCAGGCACCGTGCCGGCCGACGCCGACCCGAAGCGGTAA
- a CDS encoding aldo/keto reductase, with protein MTLTLPSIGLGTSGMDDSEECTAAVAEALETGYRHVDTARMYGNEAAVGEGLARADVPREEVTLATKVHPDDLAYDDAKRTARESLDRLGVDSVDMLYVHWPTSAYDPEGTLRAMDELRDEGVCEHVCLSNFTPDLLAEARERLDAPVAAHQVECHPRLRQEELRADAREHGYPLVCYSPLGQGELLDDPTLSEIAGKHSSPTAAVCLAWAFQQDALVPIPKGTGEHVRANYGALNLTLDAEDLDRIAGLEERRFVDPDSAPWN; from the coding sequence ATGACGCTCACCCTCCCGTCGATCGGGCTCGGCACCTCCGGCATGGACGACTCCGAGGAGTGCACCGCGGCCGTGGCCGAGGCCCTCGAGACGGGCTACCGCCACGTCGACACCGCCCGGATGTACGGCAACGAGGCCGCCGTGGGGGAGGGACTCGCCCGCGCCGACGTCCCGCGGGAGGAGGTGACGCTCGCGACGAAGGTCCACCCCGACGACCTCGCCTACGACGACGCGAAGCGCACGGCACGGGAGTCGCTCGACCGCCTCGGCGTCGACTCGGTCGACATGCTGTACGTCCACTGGCCGACGTCGGCGTACGACCCGGAGGGGACGCTGCGCGCGATGGACGAACTCCGCGACGAGGGGGTCTGCGAGCACGTCTGCCTCTCGAACTTCACGCCGGACCTGCTCGCGGAGGCCCGGGAGCGACTCGACGCGCCAGTCGCGGCCCACCAGGTCGAGTGTCACCCCCGGCTCCGACAGGAGGAACTCCGGGCGGACGCCCGCGAGCACGGCTACCCGCTCGTCTGCTACTCGCCGCTCGGACAGGGGGAACTGCTGGACGATCCGACCCTCTCGGAGATCGCGGGAAAGCACAGCTCCCCGACCGCGGCGGTCTGTCTCGCGTGGGCGTTCCAGCAGGACGCGCTCGTCCCGATCCCGAAGGGGACGGGCGAGCACGTGCGGGCCAACTACGGGGCGCTCAATCTCACGCTCGACGCCGAGGACCTCGACCGGATCGCGGGGCTCGAGGAACGCCGGTTCGTGGACCCCGACTCGGCCCCCTGGAACTGA
- a CDS encoding metal-dependent hydrolase produces MYRTGHLGVAMALFAPVAHWLVTAGYPGLAVLTGAAALALAVVPDLDLSVPGLSHRGVTHSLAFALAAGACCGALAARGLPALGVAVPPAVSAFAFGFLLGFGSILGHLAADVITPMGVPFLWPASRRWSLGVTPSRDPVWNGGLFALGTASLGLSMGLALGAV; encoded by the coding sequence GTGTATCGAACGGGCCACCTCGGCGTGGCGATGGCGCTGTTCGCGCCGGTCGCCCACTGGCTGGTGACCGCGGGCTATCCGGGCCTCGCCGTCCTGACGGGCGCGGCGGCGCTGGCGCTCGCGGTCGTGCCCGACCTCGACCTGTCGGTGCCGGGGCTCTCCCACCGCGGGGTCACCCACTCGCTCGCCTTCGCGCTGGCCGCGGGCGCCTGCTGTGGGGCGCTCGCGGCCCGGGGCCTGCCGGCGCTCGGCGTCGCCGTCCCCCCCGCGGTGTCCGCCTTCGCCTTCGGCTTCCTGCTCGGGTTCGGGTCGATACTCGGTCACCTCGCGGCCGACGTCATCACCCCGATGGGGGTGCCGTTCCTCTGGCCGGCGTCCCGTCGGTGGTCGCTGGGCGTGACGCCGTCGCGGGACCCGGTCTGGAACGGGGGCCTGTTCGCGCTCGGGACGGCCTCGCTTGGGCTGTCGATGGGACTCGCGCTCGGAGCGGTCTGA
- a CDS encoding heavy-metal-associated domain-containing protein: MPTELHVTGMTCGGCEESVETALSDVAGVEDVRADEGTDTVTVEGDADPLDLIAAVPEPYEADAA; the protein is encoded by the coding sequence ATGCCAACCGAACTCCACGTGACCGGCATGACCTGCGGCGGCTGCGAGGAGAGCGTCGAGACGGCGCTCTCGGACGTGGCGGGCGTCGAGGACGTGCGCGCCGACGAGGGGACCGACACCGTGACCGTCGAGGGCGACGCGGACCCGCTCGACCTCATCGCCGCGGTCCCGGAGCCGTACGAGGCCGACGCGGCCTGA
- a CDS encoding peroxidase-related enzyme (This protein belongs to a clade of uncharacterized proteins related to peroxidases such as the alkylhydroperoxidase AhpD.), whose translation MSDQADVEPALNDDAQRRFPVPDYEDVPEDLRERIAEETERAGFTPNVFAALAYKPSHFRAFVDYHDALVDDTALDREEVEMIIVAVSGRNHCLYCNVAHGALVRIYAKDPQLADQLVSNHRTADVSDRRMAMLEVAVKLTEEPDAVTEADLDMLVEAGFSEEEVWDVGAIAAFFNLSNRMATFADWRPNGEFYTLGR comes from the coding sequence ATGAGCGACCAGGCCGACGTCGAGCCCGCCCTGAACGACGACGCCCAGCGACGGTTCCCGGTCCCCGACTACGAGGACGTCCCCGAGGACCTCCGGGAGCGCATCGCCGAGGAGACGGAGCGGGCCGGCTTCACGCCGAACGTCTTCGCCGCGCTGGCGTACAAGCCGAGCCACTTCCGCGCGTTCGTCGACTACCACGACGCGCTCGTCGACGACACCGCCCTCGACCGCGAGGAGGTGGAGATGATCATCGTCGCCGTCTCCGGGCGGAACCACTGCCTCTACTGCAACGTCGCCCACGGCGCGCTCGTGCGCATCTACGCGAAGGATCCGCAACTGGCCGACCAGCTCGTCTCGAACCACCGGACCGCGGACGTGAGCGACCGTCGGATGGCGATGCTGGAGGTGGCGGTGAAGCTGACCGAGGAGCCGGACGCCGTGACGGAGGCCGACCTCGACATGCTCGTGGAGGCGGGTTTCAGCGAGGAGGAGGTGTGGGACGTCGGCGCGATCGCCGCCTTCTTCAACCTCAGCAACCGGATGGCGACGTTCGCCGACTGGCGCCCGAACGGGGAGTTCTACACGCTCGGCCGGTAG
- a CDS encoding potassium channel family protein, translating into MNTWRRRTAVYLAAIAAIILAYAIAYHEAMRVFEGEQQTFLHSLQIVVETFTTTGFGSDSPWESDAMNLLVIVMDVTGVLLIFTALPVFVFPLFEEMLSTTPPTAVEDLSGHVVVCAHTSRGRVLRNELVAFDVPYVFVVGDEDEAIDLHEGGEPVVHGDPEDVDTLRAANAERATALVADADDETNASVVLSAREVSETLRVVSLVEDEDVADYHRYAGADEVVSPRRALGQSLGAKATQTVSDELGEAVELGEHFEVAELLVHRDSPLAGRTVADAGVGERTGANIIGAWVSGEFESPPDPDRVLDEHTVVLAAGSEEQLEALKRLTLSETRRHRRGPVIVAGYGVVGRAAATELAATEEVVVVDREDKHGVDVVGDVTDRATLEEAGIDEARSVLIALGSDTTTVFTALAVKQVAPEVEIIARANDPESVPKLYRAGAGYVLALSTVSGRMLASYLLEEDVLRPESQIELVRMSAPHLRGRSLGGADVRARTGCTVVAIERDGAVIGDVGPDTVVRKGDTLVVAGTDESVARFSERLA; encoded by the coding sequence ATGAACACGTGGCGCCGCCGGACGGCAGTCTACCTCGCGGCCATCGCGGCGATCATCCTCGCGTACGCGATCGCCTACCACGAGGCCATGCGTGTCTTCGAGGGCGAGCAGCAGACGTTCCTGCACTCGCTCCAGATCGTGGTGGAGACGTTCACCACGACCGGGTTCGGCTCCGACTCGCCGTGGGAGTCGGACGCGATGAACCTCCTCGTGATCGTGATGGACGTCACCGGCGTCCTGCTCATCTTCACGGCGCTCCCGGTGTTCGTGTTCCCCCTGTTCGAGGAGATGCTCTCGACCACGCCACCCACGGCCGTCGAGGACCTCTCCGGCCACGTCGTCGTCTGTGCACACACCTCCCGGGGGCGCGTGCTCCGGAACGAACTCGTCGCGTTCGACGTGCCGTACGTGTTCGTCGTCGGGGACGAGGACGAGGCGATCGACCTCCACGAGGGCGGCGAGCCGGTCGTCCACGGCGACCCGGAGGACGTCGACACCCTCCGGGCCGCCAACGCCGAGCGGGCGACCGCGCTGGTCGCGGACGCCGACGACGAGACGAACGCGAGCGTCGTGCTCTCGGCCCGCGAGGTGTCCGAGACGCTCCGCGTGGTGAGCCTCGTCGAGGACGAGGACGTCGCCGACTACCACCGGTACGCCGGCGCGGACGAGGTCGTCTCGCCCCGGCGGGCGCTCGGGCAGAGCCTCGGCGCGAAGGCGACCCAGACGGTGTCCGACGAACTGGGCGAGGCGGTCGAACTCGGCGAGCACTTCGAGGTGGCCGAACTGCTGGTCCACCGCGACAGCCCGCTCGCCGGGCGGACCGTCGCCGACGCGGGCGTCGGCGAGCGGACCGGCGCGAACATCATCGGCGCCTGGGTGAGCGGCGAGTTCGAGTCGCCGCCGGACCCCGACCGCGTGCTCGACGAGCACACCGTCGTCCTCGCCGCCGGCAGCGAGGAACAGCTCGAGGCGCTGAAACGGCTCACCCTCTCGGAGACGCGGAGGCACCGGCGCGGCCCGGTGATCGTCGCCGGCTACGGCGTCGTCGGGCGGGCGGCCGCCACCGAACTCGCCGCGACCGAGGAGGTGGTCGTGGTCGACCGGGAGGACAAGCACGGCGTCGACGTGGTCGGCGACGTGACCGACCGGGCCACCCTGGAGGAGGCCGGGATCGACGAGGCCCGGTCGGTGCTCATCGCGCTCGGGTCGGACACGACGACCGTGTTCACCGCGCTCGCGGTGAAACAGGTCGCTCCGGAGGTGGAGATCATCGCCCGGGCGAACGACCCCGAGAGCGTCCCGAAGCTGTACCGCGCCGGCGCCGGCTACGTGCTCGCGCTCTCGACCGTCTCCGGACGGATGCTGGCGTCGTACCTGCTCGAGGAGGACGTGCTCCGCCCGGAGTCCCAGATCGAACTCGTCCGGATGAGCGCCCCCCACCTCCGCGGCCGGTCGCTCGGCGGGGCCGACGTGCGCGCCCGGACCGGATGTACGGTCGTCGCCATCGAACGCGACGGCGCCGTGATCGGCGACGTCGGGCCGGACACGGTCGTCCGAAAGGGGGACACGCTCGTCGTCGCCGGCACCGACGAGTCGGTCGCCCGGTTCAGCGAGCGACTCGCCTGA
- a CDS encoding DUF998 domain-containing protein encodes MATRSRSRPAAVVGAAAAVGTVLAILAAALVAPWFSWRADALSDLGVAPGTAPPFNGGLLLGGAFALPYAWALWRAGEGAGRIPAATFALSVVAMAGVGAFPAGGPLHFPAALAFYLLATATMAVDGLGRLTTTGGRAALVAAGLHLLVWAAWIARIRPGPGLALPELAGALLFVAWVVAGSPVAPLGPAGVRRVAR; translated from the coding sequence ATGGCAACCCGATCGCGTTCGCGGCCCGCCGCGGTCGTCGGCGCTGCCGCGGCCGTCGGCACGGTCCTCGCCATCCTCGCGGCGGCGCTCGTCGCGCCGTGGTTCTCCTGGCGGGCGGACGCGCTCTCGGACCTCGGCGTCGCCCCGGGGACGGCGCCCCCCTTCAACGGGGGCCTCCTCCTCGGGGGCGCGTTCGCGCTCCCGTACGCGTGGGCGCTGTGGCGGGCCGGGGAGGGGGCGGGGCGCATCCCGGCGGCGACGTTCGCGCTCTCGGTGGTCGCGATGGCGGGCGTCGGGGCGTTTCCGGCCGGCGGCCCGCTTCACTTCCCCGCCGCGCTCGCGTTCTACCTGCTCGCGACGGCGACGATGGCGGTCGACGGCCTCGGCCGGCTGACGACGACCGGGGGGCGGGCGGCGCTGGTCGCCGCCGGACTCCACCTCCTCGTCTGGGCCGCGTGGATCGCCCGAATCCGACCGGGCCCCGGGCTGGCGCTCCCGGAACTGGCCGGGGCGCTGCTGTTCGTCGCCTGGGTGGTCGCGGGTTCGCCCGTCGCGCCGCTCGGGCCCGCGGGGGTCAGGCGAGTCGCTCGCTGA
- a CDS encoding acyl-CoA synthetase, giving the protein MAVSYEDAVAEFEWDVPDDYNLPAVVEGHAAAHGDRVAVTFLDDGGTRAERTYADLARDTNRFANALAELGVGEGDRVMHLVPRHPDAFAIQLGALKRGALLVPCSAMLKPKDLAFRANDCEATTMVAHADLADMVEPVVEDTPLSTLIALDGDVDGWESFGDLLDGQPDEHDGPAIGAQEPMSINYTSGTTGQPKPVLHRHRWMRAFELVNGPYWWGITAEGTTAPGDDTSAASGAASGDDGSDPVDLDEELLWATTGTGWAKWFWSPVGVGLTTGASQLLYEGEFDADEFLSVMEAEGVTRLCAVPTQYRMFTQTDLSAYDLDLTEALSAGEPLNREPIEALQDAYGITPRDGYGQTETVALVSNYPGIDVKEGSMGKPTPGLGTTVIDTQEEEEVGTDEIGEIAVPVGNPGIFDGYFEKPNLDERTFSGDYYRTGDLASLDEDGYFFFEGRADDIILSAGYRIGPFEVEDALVSHEAVAEAAAVASPHDERGNVVKAYVVLADGYSGSEDLTGELQEYMKEETAPYKYPRRVEFVDELPKTSSGKTRRIELREREVEKFGE; this is encoded by the coding sequence ATGGCGGTGTCATACGAGGACGCGGTTGCGGAGTTCGAGTGGGACGTCCCGGACGACTACAACCTGCCGGCGGTCGTCGAGGGCCACGCGGCGGCCCACGGCGACCGGGTCGCGGTGACGTTCCTCGACGACGGGGGGACGCGCGCGGAGCGAACGTACGCCGACCTGGCCCGCGACACGAACCGGTTCGCGAACGCGCTCGCCGAACTGGGCGTCGGCGAGGGCGACCGCGTGATGCATCTCGTCCCCCGGCACCCGGACGCCTTCGCCATCCAGCTGGGCGCGCTGAAGCGTGGCGCGCTGCTGGTCCCCTGCTCGGCGATGCTGAAGCCGAAGGACCTCGCGTTCCGCGCGAACGACTGCGAGGCGACGACGATGGTTGCCCACGCGGACCTGGCCGACATGGTCGAGCCGGTGGTCGAGGACACCCCCCTCTCGACGCTGATCGCGCTCGACGGCGACGTCGACGGCTGGGAGTCGTTCGGGGACCTGCTCGACGGCCAGCCGGACGAACACGACGGCCCCGCCATCGGCGCGCAAGAGCCGATGAGCATCAACTACACCTCCGGGACGACCGGCCAGCCCAAGCCCGTGCTCCACCGGCACCGCTGGATGCGCGCGTTCGAACTGGTGAACGGCCCGTACTGGTGGGGGATCACCGCCGAGGGGACGACGGCGCCGGGCGACGACACCTCGGCGGCGAGCGGTGCCGCCTCGGGCGACGACGGGAGCGACCCGGTCGACCTCGACGAGGAACTGCTGTGGGCGACCACGGGGACCGGCTGGGCGAAGTGGTTCTGGTCGCCCGTCGGCGTCGGCCTGACGACCGGAGCCTCACAGCTCCTGTACGAGGGCGAGTTCGACGCCGACGAGTTCCTCTCCGTGATGGAGGCGGAGGGGGTCACCCGCCTGTGTGCGGTGCCGACCCAGTACCGGATGTTCACCCAGACGGACCTCTCGGCGTACGACCTCGACCTGACGGAGGCGCTCTCGGCGGGCGAGCCGCTGAACCGCGAGCCGATCGAGGCGCTCCAGGACGCCTACGGGATCACGCCCCGGGACGGCTACGGGCAGACCGAGACGGTCGCGCTCGTGTCGAACTACCCCGGCATCGACGTGAAGGAGGGCTCGATGGGCAAGCCGACGCCCGGGCTGGGCACGACCGTCATCGACACCCAGGAGGAGGAGGAGGTCGGGACGGACGAGATCGGCGAGATCGCCGTCCCGGTGGGCAACCCGGGCATCTTCGACGGCTACTTCGAGAAGCCAAACCTGGACGAGAGGACGTTCTCGGGCGACTACTACCGGACGGGCGACCTCGCGAGCCTCGACGAGGACGGCTACTTCTTCTTCGAGGGCCGCGCGGACGACATCATCCTCTCGGCGGGCTACCGCATCGGCCCGTTCGAGGTGGAGGACGCGCTGGTGAGCCACGAGGCGGTCGCGGAGGCCGCCGCCGTGGCCTCCCCGCACGACGAGCGCGGGAACGTCGTGAAGGCGTACGTCGTCCTCGCGGACGGGTACTCGGGCTCGGAGGATCTCACCGGCGAGCTCCAGGAGTACATGAAGGAGGAGACGGCGCCGTACAAGTACCCGCGGCGGGTCGAGTTCGTGGACGAGTTGCCCAAGACCTCGTCGGGCAAGACCCGGCGCATCGAACTCCGCGAGCGCGAGGTCGAGAAGTTCGGGGAGTAG
- a CDS encoding right-handed parallel beta-helix repeat-containing protein, protein MRDGDGPRPGALALALLLASVLAGGTWLLVDGSPAAPAAPSLGGDSAAGDGGATAVDSCTVIADPGRYVLTADLVDGEASTCIRIRSDDVVLVGGGHRVDGVGTFGTAGVVVRADGGGTLSNVTVRNVTVTGWDDGIRYVGVANGSVAGTVTADNRVGLSLLNAREVRVADNVARDNRLRGISLLESSANNTLANNTATGNGLFGVHLVEGGARNNTLSNTTATGNEFGVVLIGAHENVVTGTDATGNRMAGVWLSAADGNRVVDNAVSNRFYGIFLADLSSGNVVSGNVADGNAVGVRLRSSDENRVTDNVIRSSSDTAVLLISSDDNVVAGNVGSDNARGVSVVRSSGNRVANNSLTG, encoded by the coding sequence ATGCGCGACGGTGACGGCCCCCGCCCGGGCGCGCTCGCGCTGGCGCTGCTGCTCGCGAGCGTCCTCGCCGGCGGGACCTGGCTGCTCGTCGACGGGTCGCCCGCCGCCCCCGCCGCCCCGTCGCTGGGCGGGGACTCGGCTGCGGGCGACGGCGGCGCCACGGCCGTCGACTCGTGTACGGTGATCGCCGACCCCGGCAGGTACGTGCTGACCGCGGACCTCGTCGACGGCGAGGCGTCCACCTGCATCCGGATCCGGTCGGACGACGTCGTCCTCGTCGGGGGCGGCCACCGGGTCGACGGGGTCGGGACGTTCGGCACCGCCGGCGTCGTCGTCCGGGCGGACGGGGGCGGGACCCTCTCGAACGTGACCGTCCGGAACGTGACCGTCACCGGCTGGGACGACGGGATCAGGTACGTCGGCGTCGCGAACGGGTCGGTCGCCGGCACCGTCACGGCGGACAACCGGGTGGGGCTCTCGCTCCTGAACGCGCGCGAGGTCCGGGTCGCCGACAACGTCGCCCGCGACAACCGACTCAGGGGCATCTCGCTGCTGGAATCGAGCGCGAACAACACGCTCGCGAACAACACGGCGACCGGCAACGGGCTGTTCGGCGTCCACCTCGTCGAGGGGGGCGCCCGGAACAACACGCTCTCGAACACCACCGCGACGGGCAACGAGTTCGGCGTCGTCCTGATCGGCGCCCACGAGAACGTGGTGACCGGAACCGACGCGACCGGGAACCGGATGGCCGGCGTCTGGCTCTCGGCCGCCGACGGGAACCGGGTCGTCGACAACGCGGTGTCGAACCGGTTCTACGGGATCTTCCTCGCGGACCTGTCGAGCGGGAACGTCGTCTCGGGCAACGTCGCCGACGGGAACGCGGTCGGGGTCAGACTCCGCTCCAGCGACGAAAACCGGGTCACGGACAACGTGATCCGATCGAGCAGCGACACCGCCGTGCTCCTTATCTCGAGCGACGACAACGTGGTCGCGGGCAACGTCGGCTCGGACAACGCCCGCGGCGTGTCCGTCGTCCGGTCCTCGGGGAACCGGGTCGCGAACAACTCGCTCACGGGCTGA